AACACAGCAGTAGACATGCGAAGTGCCCCATACGGCTTCGCCCTCTTCCGCGTATCAGCAGTCCGATCGGGAAACATCCGTTAAGGATTTTGTTGTATGCAAGGATTGGACCCATGCCTACGGACGAAGACAGACACTCACCATGGGCGGGCTGAAGGGGTAGTCCGCGGGGAAACGGATGTCGAGCAGGAAGGCGCCTCCTTCGTACGGCGTGTCCTCAGGACCCACGATGGTGGCGGTCCAGTTGAACAGGTCGGACGTGTACAGGGGCCCCGCGGAGCAGTTGTTCAGTGGCCTGTACCGGATCTCTTCGAGCTCCCGGCGAATGCGCGCCAGTGCCACAGTCGATACCGGAGCCCCGATGTCGACCGCGAGGCCGTCGCCCGCGTTGCGGTCGTACTTGAACGTCGCCGCGGCCGtttcccccctccctccggcTGCCATCTTCGCAGCGAGACCGGAACTTCTTCGTTGTCTCCTTCTGCTACCCAATGCGGCGTGGCTCGCGACCTCGATGATACCGC
This region of Dermacentor silvarum isolate Dsil-2018 chromosome 5, BIME_Dsil_1.4, whole genome shotgun sequence genomic DNA includes:
- the LOC119453686 gene encoding uncharacterized protein LOC119453686 — encoded protein: MAAGGRGETAAATFKYDRNAGDGLAVDIGAPVSTVALARIRRELEEIRYRPLNNCSAGPLYTSDLFNWTATIVGPEDTPYEGGAFLLDIRFPADYPFSPPMVKFTTKIYHPNIVADEFICLDILKTRWTPVLTISDVLLSIWCLLKEPNLEEPADPVAATVYYENRTLYESTARKWTSDHAML